The Fervidibacillus albus genome contains a region encoding:
- the ytfJ gene encoding GerW family sporulation protein, with the protein MSDHPIQGLMMTAMENLKEMIDVNTIIGDPVETSDGSVILTVSKVSFGFAAGGSQFSVQGGGNSGNDELPFGGGSGGGVSITPIAFLIVNSQGVNMLHLDEDTHLYEKILDLAPNVVEKIQQLMSGGQKNGKQKGKENDSSKGTEKEKEEPPI; encoded by the coding sequence ATGTCTGATCATCCGATACAAGGTTTAATGATGACAGCGATGGAAAATTTAAAGGAAATGATCGACGTAAATACGATTATCGGCGACCCGGTTGAGACGTCAGACGGGAGTGTAATTTTAACAGTATCGAAGGTCAGTTTCGGATTTGCCGCAGGTGGTTCCCAATTTTCCGTTCAGGGCGGGGGAAATTCCGGTAACGACGAGCTTCCCTTTGGTGGAGGAAGCGGTGGAGGGGTATCGATAACGCCGATCGCCTTTTTAATCGTGAATAGCCAAGGTGTAAACATGCTCCATCTCGATGAAGATACCCATTTATATGAAAAAATTTTAGACTTAGCTCCGAACGTCGTGGAAAAAATTCAACAATTGATGTCAGGAGGTCAAAAAAACGGAAAACAAAAGGGAAAAGAAAACGATTCATCGAAAGGAACGGAGAAAGAAAAGGAAGAACCACCGATATAA
- a CDS encoding DUF2953 domain-containing protein, protein MIFIIVLAFILFFLFLFINVTIDFNFNYQNHHYQLQLTISTLFGLVRFTRRFPSTSLPKKMKGKITDQQKGNKEIKEALQSIDAADSFIEQIFRFHQIAKRFLKTMRVRRLEWQSVIGTKNAAQTGMLVGFAWTVKGNLIATISRYTRFKTKPVVQIQPMFQQNIAESFFQCMVQVRLGHAIFAGIQFIRYWKSQLRETKREKRRINDV, encoded by the coding sequence ATGATTTTCATAATCGTACTTGCCTTCATTCTTTTTTTTCTTTTCCTTTTCATCAATGTAACAATCGATTTCAATTTTAATTATCAAAACCACCATTACCAACTCCAACTAACCATTTCAACCCTCTTTGGCCTCGTTCGTTTCACTAGACGTTTCCCTTCAACCTCATTGCCTAAGAAAATGAAAGGAAAAATCACCGATCAACAAAAGGGGAATAAGGAGATCAAGGAGGCATTACAATCGATTGATGCAGCAGATTCGTTTATCGAACAAATTTTCCGTTTCCATCAGATCGCGAAACGATTTTTAAAAACTATGCGTGTCCGTCGATTGGAATGGCAATCGGTAATTGGAACAAAAAATGCAGCACAAACAGGGATGCTCGTCGGTTTCGCATGGACGGTGAAAGGAAATTTAATCGCCACCATTAGTCGATATACCCGATTTAAAACGAAACCAGTCGTTCAAATTCAACCGATGTTTCAGCAAAACATTGCGGAGTCGTTTTTCCAATGTATGGTTCAAGTTCGTCTCGGGCATGCTATTTTTGCAGGAATCCAATTCATTCGTTATTGGAAAAGTCAACTTCGTGAGACGAAACGAGAAAAAAGGAGGATAAATGATGTCTGA
- the tpx gene encoding thiol peroxidase has protein sequence MKQVTFKGKPVTLVGNQIAVGDQAPNFTVLANDLSEVTLNDSKGHVRLISVVPSIDTGVCAEQTRRFNEEAAQLPGVKVLTISVDLPFAQSRWCGAVGIENVQMLSDHRDLSFGDAYGVHMKELRLLARSIFVVDSSDRVTYVEYVDEVTNHPNYEAAIEAAKLAK, from the coding sequence ATGAAACAAGTAACGTTCAAAGGAAAACCGGTCACTTTAGTGGGAAATCAGATTGCAGTTGGGGATCAAGCACCGAATTTTACCGTTTTAGCGAATGATTTATCGGAGGTGACTTTGAACGATTCAAAGGGGCATGTCCGGCTAATTAGCGTCGTTCCTTCCATCGACACAGGTGTATGTGCGGAACAAACGAGGCGTTTTAATGAAGAAGCTGCCCAATTGCCAGGTGTGAAAGTATTAACGATTAGTGTCGATTTACCCTTTGCTCAATCTCGTTGGTGTGGAGCTGTAGGAATTGAAAACGTGCAAATGTTGTCGGATCATCGGGATTTGTCTTTCGGTGATGCTTACGGCGTTCATATGAAGGAATTGCGATTGCTAGCCCGGAGTATTTTCGTCGTCGATTCGTCGGACCGGGTAACGTATGTGGAATATGTGGATGAAGTGACGAATCATCCGAATTATGAAGCAGCGATCGAAGCGGCGAAATTGGCGAAATAA
- a CDS encoding class I SAM-dependent methyltransferase, with protein sequence MEVTPVERLFQLLDETTCLLEKELDCTYLDALIETGENVFQNHVLQSEVSEMTKKRLEKAYNEIHRLSFTREDIRKAFQLVCLKGMRKNVQPHHQMTPDSIGFFLSYLIGKFLPEKESLSILDLAVGTGNLLTTILNQRPNASAKAYGVELDELLIKIAYVNANLQEHSIQFYNQDSLKPLLIEPVDVIVSDLPVGYYPNTFLSEPFELQSNHDHSFIHYLMIEQGMKYTKPGGYLLFIIPNNLFEGTESKQLHGFIKKHLHIQALIQLPRTMFKDQRLGKSILVLQRKGEGIKGPKEVLLAHLPSFKDKGAMETMMAKINRWFVENKK encoded by the coding sequence ATGGAAGTAACACCTGTTGAGCGGTTGTTTCAATTGTTGGATGAAACGACATGCCTATTGGAGAAAGAATTGGATTGTACATATTTGGACGCGCTCATTGAAACAGGAGAAAATGTTTTTCAAAATCATGTGCTTCAGTCAGAAGTAAGTGAGATGACTAAAAAAAGACTCGAAAAAGCATATAATGAAATTCATCGTCTCTCCTTTACTCGGGAAGATATTCGAAAAGCGTTTCAACTCGTTTGCTTAAAAGGAATGCGGAAAAACGTTCAACCGCACCATCAAATGACCCCGGATTCTATCGGTTTTTTCCTAAGTTATTTGATCGGAAAATTTTTACCCGAAAAGGAATCCTTGTCTATTTTAGATCTCGCAGTCGGGACGGGTAATTTATTAACGACGATTTTAAACCAACGTCCGAACGCATCGGCGAAGGCTTACGGTGTGGAATTGGATGAATTATTAATCAAAATCGCTTATGTGAATGCGAATTTACAAGAACATTCAATTCAATTTTACAACCAGGACAGTCTCAAACCGTTATTGATCGAACCGGTGGATGTGATTGTTAGCGATTTGCCCGTCGGTTATTACCCGAATACATTTTTATCGGAACCGTTCGAACTGCAATCCAATCATGATCATTCCTTCATCCATTATTTAATGATCGAACAAGGGATGAAATATACGAAACCCGGGGGCTATTTACTTTTTATCATTCCAAACAATTTGTTTGAAGGAACGGAATCGAAACAGCTTCATGGGTTTATAAAAAAACATTTGCATATACAGGCGCTCATCCAATTGCCTAGGACGATGTTTAAAGATCAACGACTAGGAAAAAGCATCCTTGTGTTACAAAGGAAAGGGGAAGGAATCAAAGGTCCGAAAGAAGTGTTGTTGGCCCATCTCCCCTCCTTTAAAGACAAAGGAGCGATGGAGACGATGATGGCAAAAATCAATCGGTGGTTTGTAGAGAATAAAAAATAG
- the sppA gene encoding signal peptide peptidase SppA — translation MNGKRWIALGIATLLFFVSIITSVTTFFTIGDGKDLFEDWLSSNESFTEEVIEEGDFTKKIVVLEVNGTIQDTGDSIVLDSEYNHDLFMEQLKVAKEDSSVKGIVLRVNSPGGGVVESAEIHDRLVEIMEEVGKPIYVSMGAMAASGGYYISAPATKIFASPETLTGSLGVIMQNYNVTELADELGIDVVTIKSGPYKDILSPTREMTEEEEKILQELIDHSYEQFVKVIADGRGMSEEEVREIADGRIYDGRQAKELNLIDAFGYLDDTIAAMKEDYELQNAQVVRYESNDLDLGSILGMTANKIVGNDPELSMIKQLFNYHSAPRLMYLYFE, via the coding sequence TTGAACGGAAAACGGTGGATTGCATTAGGAATCGCTACGCTGTTGTTTTTTGTCTCGATTATTACATCAGTCACCACTTTTTTTACAATTGGTGACGGTAAGGATTTGTTTGAAGATTGGCTTTCGTCGAATGAGTCCTTTACTGAAGAAGTTATAGAGGAAGGGGATTTTACAAAAAAAATTGTCGTCTTGGAAGTGAATGGAACGATTCAAGATACAGGGGATTCGATCGTCCTCGATTCGGAATACAATCACGATTTGTTTATGGAACAGTTGAAGGTCGCAAAGGAAGATTCTTCTGTGAAAGGGATCGTATTGCGGGTGAATAGTCCGGGTGGTGGTGTCGTAGAAAGTGCGGAAATTCATGATCGATTAGTTGAGATTATGGAAGAAGTAGGAAAACCGATTTATGTTTCAATGGGAGCAATGGCTGCATCGGGTGGTTATTATATTTCAGCACCGGCGACGAAAATATTTGCTAGCCCGGAGACGTTAACTGGCTCACTCGGTGTCATTATGCAAAATTATAACGTCACGGAATTGGCGGATGAGCTCGGTATCGACGTCGTAACGATTAAAAGCGGACCGTATAAAGATATTTTAAGTCCTACACGGGAAATGACAGAGGAAGAAGAAAAAATATTACAAGAATTAATTGATCATTCGTACGAACAGTTTGTGAAAGTGATTGCCGACGGAAGGGGAATGTCAGAGGAAGAAGTACGGGAAATTGCCGATGGTCGAATTTACGATGGGAGACAGGCGAAGGAATTAAATTTAATCGATGCTTTTGGATACTTAGATGATACGATTGCGGCGATGAAGGAAGATTATGAATTGCAAAATGCGCAAGTCGTGCGTTATGAATCGAATGACCTCGATCTCGGATCAATTTTAGGCATGACTGCAAATAAAATCGTCGGAAATGATCCCGAATTGTCGATGATTAAACAACTTTTCAATTATCATAGTGCACCGAGATTAATGTATTTGTATTTTGAATAG
- a CDS encoding RDD family protein → MDEKFETEKGFQLPKLNIRSDCYEETTYEVSDQYAYAGFWIRFWAFLVDLIVVWGLKQIFVTPFSYLFDWNMEQFLSPHTFLSAIVFYLYFVLMTKYFGQTLGKMIFGIKVIPLMEDNLSWKTVLFREWIGRYISTKVIILYVLVAFLPKKQGLHDYFSDTAVIHEHYRII, encoded by the coding sequence ATGGATGAAAAATTTGAAACAGAAAAAGGTTTCCAATTGCCTAAGTTAAACATTCGTTCCGATTGTTACGAGGAAACGACTTATGAAGTTTCCGATCAATATGCCTACGCTGGTTTTTGGATTCGATTTTGGGCCTTTTTAGTCGATTTAATCGTTGTTTGGGGACTGAAACAAATTTTCGTCACGCCCTTTTCCTATTTGTTCGATTGGAATATGGAACAATTCCTTTCTCCTCATACATTTTTGTCTGCCATCGTCTTTTACCTTTATTTTGTATTAATGACGAAATATTTCGGCCAGACCCTCGGAAAAATGATTTTCGGGATCAAAGTCATTCCGTTAATGGAAGACAACCTATCATGGAAAACGGTTCTCTTTCGCGAATGGATCGGACGTTATATTTCAACAAAAGTTATTATTTTGTATGTGCTCGTCGCTTTTCTTCCAAAAAAGCAAGGGTTGCACGATTATTTTTCGGATACAGCTGTCATTCATGAACATTATCGAATCATATGA